The Vallitalea okinawensis genome window below encodes:
- the tig gene encoding trigger factor, translated as MSAKVEKLENSKVKLTIEVSSERFEEGLKAAYNKNKKSIQLPGFRKGKAPRHMIERMYGKEVFYEDAANHVIPDAYEAAIDEHKLEVVSRPEIDVEQIGAGETFIFTATVAVKPEVELGEYKGLEASKVDVTIADEEVEEELKKRAEQNSRTIEVTDRAVEKDDEVTIDFEGFVNGEAFEGGKGEDYPLVIGSGSFIDNFEDQLIGKNIGDDLEVNVTFPEEYHVDELKGQPALFKVNVKAIKAKELPELDDEFAKDTSDFDTLAELKEDITKTLASKKEDSAKQEQQDELLVKAVENAKMEVPAEMFDNEVDNMVSNFANTMRYQGLSLEQYLGMTGGNMATFRDSLKDEAEKRVKGRLVLEAIAKAEAIEVSEEDLDEEMKKMAEMYNMELAELTKAVGEHEKENIKADLATRKALDLLVENAKEV; from the coding sequence ATGAGTGCTAAAGTGGAAAAGCTTGAGAATAGCAAAGTTAAATTAACGATTGAAGTATCATCTGAACGTTTTGAAGAAGGCTTAAAAGCAGCCTACAATAAAAACAAAAAAAGTATACAATTACCTGGTTTCAGAAAAGGTAAAGCTCCAAGACATATGATTGAACGTATGTACGGCAAAGAAGTATTCTATGAAGATGCTGCAAATCATGTTATTCCTGATGCATACGAAGCAGCTATCGATGAACATAAATTGGAAGTTGTTTCTCGTCCAGAGATTGATGTTGAGCAAATCGGAGCAGGTGAAACTTTCATCTTTACTGCTACTGTAGCTGTTAAGCCAGAAGTAGAATTAGGTGAGTATAAAGGTTTAGAAGCTAGTAAAGTAGATGTAACTATCGCTGACGAAGAAGTAGAAGAAGAGTTAAAGAAAAGAGCAGAGCAAAATTCTAGAACAATAGAAGTAACTGATCGTGCAGTTGAAAAAGATGATGAAGTTACTATTGATTTTGAAGGTTTCGTAAACGGTGAAGCTTTTGAAGGTGGAAAAGGTGAAGACTACCCATTAGTAATTGGTTCAGGTTCTTTCATTGACAATTTTGAAGATCAATTAATTGGTAAGAATATTGGTGATGATTTAGAAGTTAACGTTACTTTCCCAGAAGAATATCATGTTGATGAACTTAAAGGTCAACCTGCATTATTCAAAGTAAACGTTAAAGCTATTAAAGCAAAAGAATTACCAGAGTTAGACGATGAATTTGCTAAAGATACATCTGACTTTGATACATTAGCAGAATTAAAAGAAGATATTACTAAAACTTTAGCTAGCAAAAAAGAAGATTCAGCAAAGCAAGAACAACAAGATGAATTATTAGTTAAAGCTGTTGAAAATGCAAAGATGGAAGTACCAGCAGAAATGTTTGATAATGAAGTTGATAACATGGTTAGCAACTTTGCAAACACAATGCGTTACCAAGGTCTTTCATTAGAGCAATACTTAGGTATGACTGGCGGTAACATGGCTACATTTAGAGATAGTTTGAAAGATGAAGCTGAAAAACGTGTTAAAGGCCGTTTAGTATTAGAAGCCATTGCTAAAGCTGAAGCAATTGAAGTTTCTGAAGAAGATTTAGATGAAGAAATGAAAAAAATGGCTGAAATGTATAATATGGAATTAGCAGAGTTAACTAAAGCTGTTGGTGAGCATGAGAAAGAGAACATCAAAGCAGACTTAGCAACTCGTAAAGCATTAGATTTATTAGTTGAAAATGCTAAAGAAGTGTAA
- a CDS encoding polysaccharide deacetylase family protein: protein MNKNMKYFFLILILVLSFLIGYLSTMSIWKNETIPIEIQISQVESLNSMHVEVEHAVQPQLEKTLQLTIEESSRRQLSTTSLVNEEVVVLLYHHILKDEENPYENNYSVISYNYFEDHLKYLSENGYTTISLKDLEDFLYNQTPLPKKSVLITFDDGYLSNFTYAFPLLAAYGMQGVVFPITHAVEEKSVVFDPNKRDKLSWGQIGVTDDVFEYGSHTHNLHQLIYGQPAIFAFSDKTIREDLLTSMELLNTTAVAYPFGAYDEATIDIVKELGYKLGFTTKEGRVTQETDPYEIPRYGMFSYTSVKVLEDILDNKQ from the coding sequence ATGAATAAAAATATGAAATATTTTTTCCTAATTTTGATTCTTGTCCTATCCTTTTTAATCGGCTATCTGTCGACGATGAGTATTTGGAAGAATGAAACAATACCTATTGAGATTCAAATTTCACAAGTTGAGTCACTGAATAGCATGCATGTAGAAGTTGAACATGCTGTGCAACCTCAGTTAGAAAAAACTCTGCAACTAACAATTGAGGAATCATCAAGACGTCAATTATCAACAACTTCTTTAGTTAATGAAGAGGTTGTTGTTTTACTGTATCATCATATCCTTAAGGACGAAGAAAATCCTTATGAGAATAATTACAGTGTTATATCTTATAACTATTTCGAGGATCATCTAAAGTATCTCTCAGAGAATGGTTATACAACGATATCCTTGAAGGATTTAGAGGATTTCTTATATAATCAGACCCCTTTACCAAAAAAAAGTGTTTTGATCACTTTTGACGATGGGTACTTATCAAACTTTACATATGCATTTCCCTTACTTGCTGCTTACGGTATGCAGGGTGTAGTTTTTCCTATTACTCATGCTGTAGAAGAGAAGTCGGTAGTCTTTGATCCTAATAAAAGAGATAAATTAAGTTGGGGTCAAATAGGCGTTACAGATGATGTATTTGAATATGGGAGTCATACCCATAATTTGCATCAATTGATATATGGACAGCCGGCTATATTTGCATTCAGTGATAAAACGATTAGAGAAGACTTATTGACAAGTATGGAGTTGCTCAATACTACAGCCGTAGCCTATCCTTTTGGTGCCTATGACGAGGCAACAATAGATATAGTGAAGGAATTAGGTTATAAGCTAGGTTTTACTACGAAGGAAGGTAGGGTAACCCAAGAAACTGATCCATATGAAATACCTCGATATGGAATGTTTTCCTATACTTCTGTTAAAGTGTTAGAAGATATATTAGACAATAAACAATAG
- a CDS encoding GntR family transcriptional regulator, which translates to MEYDNNIPIYLQIIDSIKTDIATGKINPGDKLPSTRQLAIVYGVNPNTASRVYREMENDSMVYTKRGMGTYVIDSKEIIDTLKQELAEQLLEQFTDGMVKLGFTKKEIVDCLVSKYEKEVE; encoded by the coding sequence GTGGAATATGATAATAATATACCGATCTACTTACAGATTATTGATAGCATAAAGACTGATATAGCAACTGGTAAAATTAATCCAGGAGATAAGTTGCCTTCAACTAGACAGCTAGCCATTGTATATGGCGTTAATCCTAATACAGCTAGTCGAGTATATAGAGAAATGGAGAATGATAGTATGGTTTATACAAAAAGAGGTATGGGTACTTATGTTATAGATTCTAAAGAAATTATAGACACATTAAAACAAGAACTCGCTGAGCAGCTACTTGAACAATTCACGGATGGAATGGTCAAACTAGGATTCACAAAAAAAGAAATAGTTGACTGTTTGGTGAGTAAGTACGAGAAAGAGGTGGAATAA
- a CDS encoding small, acid-soluble spore protein, alpha/beta type, translated as MSKYKTSKKKKKILTPHEKLKYEIAEELGLLDKVQSEGWKSLTARETGRIGGLMTKKKREMKKKDEEKGASS; from the coding sequence ATGAGTAAATATAAAACAAGCAAAAAAAAGAAAAAAATATTAACACCTCACGAAAAACTAAAATATGAAATTGCTGAAGAGCTAGGTTTACTGGATAAAGTTCAATCAGAGGGATGGAAGTCATTGACTGCAAGAGAGACTGGTCGTATTGGTGGACTTATGACAAAGAAAAAGCGAGAAATGAAAAAGAAAGATGAGGAGAAGGGTGCTTCTTCATAG
- the clpX gene encoding ATP-dependent Clp protease ATP-binding subunit ClpX, which translates to MPNRFEDNKRKLQCSFCGKSQDQVRRLIAGNEVYICDECVDLCTEIIEKEFAEFEEDYEMSDLPKPAEVRTFLDEYVIGQDDAKKALAVAVYNHYKRIHAGNKHNDVELQKSNIIMIGPTGSGKTYLAQTLARFLNVPFAIADATSLTEAGYVGEDVENILLKLIQAADYDIEKAEHGIIYVDEIDKISRKSDNPSITRDVSGEGVQQALLKILEGTVASVPPSGGRKHPHQDFIQIDTTNILFICGGAFDGMDKIIQNRIGKKAMGFGADIKTTKEKEKDKILKNLLPQDLLKYGLIPEFVGRLPVSVTLDLLDEEALIRILSEPKNALVKQYESLFEMDDVRLEFEEDALKAIAHKTMERKTGARGLRAIIEESMLEIMYEIPSRKHVEKVIISKETIENNQPPSVVINENKQPIAKKRKKAVDNKKGETA; encoded by the coding sequence ATGCCTAATCGATTTGAAGATAATAAAAGAAAACTACAATGTTCATTTTGTGGCAAATCTCAGGATCAAGTAAGACGACTTATTGCGGGTAATGAAGTATATATTTGTGATGAGTGTGTAGATCTTTGTACAGAGATTATTGAAAAAGAGTTTGCAGAATTTGAAGAAGACTACGAAATGAGTGATTTACCTAAACCAGCAGAAGTTAGAACATTTCTTGATGAATATGTTATTGGTCAGGATGATGCTAAAAAAGCATTGGCTGTTGCAGTATATAATCATTATAAACGTATCCATGCTGGTAATAAACATAATGATGTTGAACTTCAAAAGAGTAATATCATTATGATTGGACCTACTGGTTCTGGTAAAACTTATTTAGCTCAAACCTTAGCTAGATTCTTAAATGTACCATTTGCAATTGCTGATGCTACATCTTTAACAGAAGCTGGTTATGTTGGTGAAGACGTAGAAAATATCCTATTAAAGCTGATTCAAGCAGCTGACTATGATATTGAGAAAGCCGAACACGGTATCATTTATGTTGATGAAATCGATAAGATTTCTCGTAAATCAGATAACCCATCCATTACACGTGATGTAAGTGGAGAAGGTGTGCAACAAGCCCTTCTAAAGATATTGGAAGGTACGGTTGCATCAGTTCCACCTTCAGGTGGTCGTAAACATCCACATCAAGATTTTATTCAGATTGATACGACAAATATTCTATTTATTTGTGGTGGTGCCTTTGATGGTATGGATAAAATTATTCAAAATCGTATTGGTAAAAAAGCCATGGGATTTGGTGCAGATATTAAGACTACTAAAGAAAAAGAGAAGGATAAAATCCTTAAAAACTTGTTACCACAGGACTTGCTCAAGTATGGGCTTATTCCTGAATTTGTAGGTCGTTTACCTGTAAGTGTTACTCTTGATCTTTTAGATGAAGAAGCGCTTATCCGTATTCTATCAGAACCTAAAAATGCTTTAGTTAAGCAGTACGAGAGTCTGTTTGAAATGGATGATGTACGCCTTGAATTTGAGGAAGACGCATTAAAAGCCATAGCGCATAAGACGATGGAAAGAAAAACAGGTGCAAGAGGTTTAAGAGCTATTATTGAAGAATCTATGCTTGAAATTATGTATGAGATTCCTTCTCGTAAACATGTGGAAAAAGTGATTATCTCTAAAGAAACCATTGAGAATAATCAACCACCATCAGTTGTCATTAATGAAAACAAACAGCCTATTGCTAAGAAACGCAAAAAAGCAGTTGATAATAAAAAAGGTGAAACAGCTTAA
- a CDS encoding SPL family radical SAM protein: protein MKITYKEAKKMLIKNKRPASWFGTYYTMNIYRGCQHGCIYCDSRSSCYQIRNFDSEIIAKENAIELLKRELPSKTVKGTIGTGAMSDPYMPIEKELSLTRQALELMAYYRYPVHINTKSDLVLRDLNLLKKVNEVFAAVAITITTTNDELAKIIEPHAPLPSKRLEAVKVLSEAGIYVGILLMPILPFIDDRVEQVMDVVEKSIDHGAKFIYPSMGMTIRDGQREYFYEQLNNHFKGLSQKYHDTFGKSYSCYSPQSRHTYNRLKEFCQGKGIPIKMRDIKTYHTNSYEQIGLPF from the coding sequence ATGAAGATCACATACAAGGAAGCAAAAAAAATGCTCATTAAGAATAAAAGACCCGCGTCATGGTTTGGTACCTATTACACCATGAATATCTATAGAGGCTGCCAACACGGCTGCATTTATTGCGACTCAAGAAGTAGTTGCTATCAAATAAGAAACTTTGATTCTGAAATCATTGCGAAGGAAAATGCTATTGAATTGCTTAAACGTGAGTTACCATCAAAGACTGTTAAAGGAACCATTGGGACAGGTGCTATGAGTGATCCCTATATGCCAATAGAAAAAGAACTCTCATTGACAAGACAAGCTTTGGAACTCATGGCTTATTATCGCTATCCCGTTCATATTAATACAAAAAGCGATCTAGTCCTTAGGGATCTGAACTTATTGAAAAAAGTCAATGAAGTATTCGCTGCTGTCGCTATTACCATAACAACTACCAACGATGAATTAGCAAAAATTATTGAACCCCATGCACCCTTGCCCTCTAAACGACTCGAAGCAGTAAAGGTATTAAGCGAAGCGGGGATTTATGTAGGTATCTTATTAATGCCTATACTTCCTTTCATTGATGATAGGGTTGAACAGGTCATGGATGTGGTTGAGAAAAGTATTGATCATGGTGCTAAGTTTATATATCCCAGCATGGGGATGACTATCAGAGATGGGCAAAGGGAATATTTCTATGAACAGCTCAATAATCACTTTAAAGGTCTATCTCAGAAGTACCATGATACCTTTGGGAAATCTTATAGTTGCTATTCTCCACAATCAAGGCATACTTATAATCGTCTTAAGGAGTTTTGCCAAGGTAAAGGTATCCCCATCAAGATGAGGGATATTAAAACCTATCATACCAACTCTTATGAACAAATTGGACTTCCATTCTAA
- a CDS encoding glycerophosphoryl diester phosphodiesterase membrane domain-containing protein: MNRELTNNFALLKETWTLWVKQLNWLISSAGILAIQFIGQMFIGVIYLVLLFPSMMFMDDPSSMGPVFGGFIIGFIVVYIILIIYGVYTTLGYTYLSLDMVKSGKAHIENVFKGYKWLGRGLLAMLLFVLLVFAVSIPSLGILIGVGVFIDSTVFVVIGVLLFYLLLILVFLPFAQVYNVMVDQGKKTIDSFKESVRLMKGAKLKYLGFILIIMLITLIPTLLMTVPIIFMVLGEAIIAAAGSLIIIAGASMLLMPLLYSFSMTASAKFYYDLLDDDEPSLDDTLAIEENNSYLIEQQETEE, translated from the coding sequence ATGAATAGAGAGTTAACGAACAATTTTGCGTTACTTAAAGAGACTTGGACCTTGTGGGTAAAGCAACTCAATTGGTTGATTAGTTCAGCAGGAATCTTAGCCATTCAGTTTATCGGGCAAATGTTTATAGGTGTCATTTATCTTGTCTTATTATTTCCGTCAATGATGTTTATGGATGATCCATCATCTATGGGTCCAGTTTTTGGAGGATTTATTATAGGATTTATTGTTGTTTACATCATTCTTATCATATACGGTGTTTATACAACATTAGGTTATACTTATTTATCACTGGATATGGTGAAATCGGGAAAAGCCCATATTGAAAATGTTTTTAAAGGATATAAATGGTTAGGTAGAGGGTTATTAGCAATGTTACTGTTTGTTTTATTAGTCTTCGCTGTTTCAATACCATCTTTGGGCATCTTAATTGGTGTTGGAGTTTTCATTGATAGTACAGTATTCGTCGTTATTGGAGTACTCTTGTTCTATCTCCTATTAATCCTTGTTTTCTTACCTTTTGCTCAAGTGTATAACGTTATGGTTGACCAAGGAAAGAAGACCATCGATTCATTCAAAGAAAGTGTAAGGTTGATGAAAGGGGCTAAATTAAAATATTTGGGTTTCATTTTAATAATTATGCTAATTACACTAATACCAACCTTATTGATGACTGTCCCTATTATTTTTATGGTTCTAGGAGAAGCAATAATTGCTGCAGCTGGTAGTTTAATCATAATTGCCGGAGCTTCCATGTTACTGATGCCATTACTTTACTCATTTTCTATGACTGCGTCAGCTAAATTTTACTATGACTTATTAGATGATGATGAGCCCAGTTTAGATGATACACTGGCAATTGAAGAGAATAATAGCTACTTAATTGAACAACAAGAGACAGAAGAATAA
- a CDS encoding lactate utilization protein, translated as MLPREQYYENLSKKIIKSLEKRNMVGYYYPTKDEAIKQVLNLIDKESTVSWGGSMTLHETGLLEALKKENLTLLDRSQCSSPEEIHELYHQALSADYYLMSTNAITMDGKLVNIDGNGNRLAALIYGPRNVIIVVGMNKVVLDEEAGLKRVRNEASPINTVRLNMNTPCSKIGHCHDCLCEDTICCQTVITRMSRHPGRINVILIGEEYGY; from the coding sequence ATGTTACCAAGAGAACAATATTATGAAAATTTATCTAAAAAGATAATTAAGTCATTAGAAAAACGAAATATGGTAGGGTATTATTACCCGACTAAAGATGAAGCTATTAAACAAGTTCTGAACCTTATTGATAAAGAGAGCACTGTCTCCTGGGGTGGTTCTATGACTTTACATGAAACAGGTCTTTTAGAGGCATTAAAAAAAGAAAACTTGACCTTACTTGATAGAAGTCAGTGTTCGTCTCCAGAAGAGATTCATGAGCTTTATCACCAGGCACTAAGCGCTGACTACTATCTAATGAGTACAAACGCCATCACTATGGATGGTAAACTGGTTAATATAGATGGTAATGGCAACCGTCTTGCTGCACTGATTTATGGCCCTCGTAACGTCATTATCGTCGTAGGTATGAATAAGGTCGTTCTAGATGAGGAAGCAGGGCTTAAACGCGTACGTAATGAAGCTTCTCCCATTAATACTGTTAGGCTAAATATGAATACACCATGTTCGAAAATAGGTCATTGTCATGATTGTCTTTGTGAAGATACCATCTGTTGCCAAACAGTTATCACTCGAATGTCAAGACATCCAGGCCGCATAAATGTTATTCTTATAGGCGAAGAATACGGTTACTAA
- a CDS encoding ABC transporter ATP-binding protein: MLQIEGLVKRFSSKAAVDHVSFELEQGKIYGLLGPNGSGKTTLMKLVSGLLKPSEGEIIVDGHEIGEKSKAAISYMPTENYIYEFMKVKMVRNYFKDLYKDFDVEAFNRLIAELDIKEEDKVGSLSSGQKNRLKLAVSLARRAKLVMLDEPLNGIDLISREKIIKCIINEADETQTILISSHLVNEIEQILDEVIMIKDGQIMLKGDSDDLRSERGMSITGIYKEVFGA; the protein is encoded by the coding sequence ATGTTACAAATTGAGGGGTTAGTCAAAAGATTTTCTAGTAAAGCGGCAGTTGATCATGTTTCATTCGAATTAGAACAAGGTAAAATATATGGTTTACTTGGACCCAATGGAAGTGGTAAAACAACATTAATGAAACTGGTTAGTGGTTTGCTTAAACCTAGTGAAGGTGAGATAATTGTAGATGGTCATGAAATCGGAGAGAAATCAAAGGCTGCCATTTCTTACATGCCTACAGAAAACTATATTTATGAGTTCATGAAAGTTAAAATGGTTAGAAATTATTTTAAAGATCTATACAAAGATTTTGATGTGGAAGCTTTTAATCGCCTTATTGCGGAGTTAGATATTAAAGAAGAAGATAAAGTTGGCAGCTTATCTTCTGGTCAAAAGAACCGCTTAAAGTTAGCAGTCTCTTTAGCTCGTAGGGCTAAATTAGTGATGCTTGATGAGCCGCTTAATGGCATCGATCTTATTTCTAGAGAAAAGATCATTAAATGCATCATTAATGAAGCAGATGAAACACAAACTATCCTAATCTCAAGTCATCTAGTCAACGAAATTGAGCAAATTCTTGATGAAGTTATAATGATTAAAGATGGTCAAATCATGTTAAAAGGTGATTCTGATGACTTACGTAGTGAAAGAGGAATGTCTATAACAGGTATCTACAAGGAGGTGTTTGGAGCATGA
- a CDS encoding shikimate kinase produces the protein MINLNNVILIGMPGAGKSTLGVLLAKALGYSFIDTDLILQHREGQLLQEIIELKGLEVFKAIENKMLTELDLEKHVIATGGSVVYCEEGMRHLKSQGLLIYIELSYETVEKRLHNIKTRGIAMDKTQSLHDIYIERCSLYKAYADMVVNCDGTDIETSVSKLLNILEENK, from the coding sequence GTGATTAATTTGAATAATGTGATTTTAATTGGTATGCCTGGTGCTGGGAAAAGTACACTTGGAGTATTGCTAGCTAAAGCTTTAGGCTATTCATTTATTGATACTGACCTTATATTACAACATAGAGAAGGTCAGTTATTACAAGAAATAATAGAGTTAAAAGGACTAGAAGTGTTCAAAGCAATTGAGAACAAAATGCTTACAGAATTAGATTTGGAAAAACATGTTATAGCAACAGGTGGAAGTGTGGTCTACTGTGAAGAAGGTATGAGGCATTTAAAGAGCCAAGGTCTACTTATTTACATAGAATTATCATATGAGACCGTTGAGAAGCGACTCCACAACATTAAGACCAGAGGTATTGCTATGGATAAGACCCAATCATTACATGATATTTATATAGAAAGATGTAGCTTATATAAGGCATATGCAGATATGGTCGTGAATTGTGATGGAACAGATATAGAGACATCAGTTTCAAAATTACTCAATATATTGGAGGAAAATAAATGA
- a CDS encoding YmaF family protein → MIEVKPHYCEDECDSFQTHVHEFTGSVMLAAPPDTEGLLHNHRFAGVSGPVKPIKGSHVHIVCTNTDFFFNHFHRIEIETGPAIPVRDEEGNVIGHIHVMDGTTSCDFFHEHDFNATTLIENPIG, encoded by the coding sequence ATGATAGAAGTTAAACCTCATTACTGTGAAGATGAATGTGATTCTTTTCAAACACATGTTCACGAGTTCACAGGAAGTGTCATGTTAGCAGCACCTCCTGATACTGAAGGATTGTTACACAATCACCGTTTTGCAGGAGTCTCTGGACCAGTGAAACCTATTAAAGGTAGCCATGTCCATATAGTATGTACAAACACTGATTTTTTCTTTAATCATTTTCATAGGATAGAGATTGAAACAGGTCCTGCAATACCTGTTAGAGATGAAGAGGGTAACGTAATTGGTCATATTCATGTCATGGATGGAACAACTTCTTGTGATTTCTTCCATGAGCATGATTTCAATGCTACGACTCTCATTGAGAATCCTATCGGATAA
- a CDS encoding ankyrin repeat domain-containing protein — MKRVSFTLLLCLMVLTACMGSKDDSKDLSVNLGDEVTVTTDTTDTINTENMTEASYTIDELTNAILSNDTGLVNAIIEENLLDINQPDSEGHYPLEMVLIMDNCEIAETLLAAGADANVLTADGSKVYDLAMESSSSLLKSIFEEYDKQKSL, encoded by the coding sequence ATGAAAAGAGTAAGTTTTACACTGTTACTTTGCTTAATGGTCTTAACTGCTTGTATGGGATCAAAAGATGATTCTAAAGATTTAAGTGTTAATCTAGGAGATGAAGTAACAGTTACCACAGACACGACTGACACAATAAATACAGAAAACATGACTGAAGCTTCTTACACAATAGATGAGTTAACAAATGCTATCCTAAGTAATGATACTGGATTAGTCAATGCAATTATTGAAGAAAATCTGTTGGATATTAATCAACCAGATTCAGAAGGTCACTATCCTCTTGAAATGGTATTGATCATGGATAACTGTGAAATTGCAGAAACATTATTAGCAGCTGGTGCAGATGCTAATGTGTTAACAGCTGATGGTTCTAAAGTCTATGATTTGGCAATGGAAAGTTCAAGTTCTTTGTTAAAATCAATTTTTGAAGAGTATGATAAGCAGAAGTCGCTATGA
- the clpP gene encoding ATP-dependent Clp endopeptidase proteolytic subunit ClpP, with the protein MSNLVPMVVEQTSRGERSYDIYSRLLKERIIFLGSEVNEVTASLIVAQLLFLEAEDPDKDIQLYINSPGGSITAGMAIYDTMKYIKPDISTICIGMAASMGAFLLAGGTKGKRFALPNSEIMIHQPLGGTQGQATDIQIHAERIVAMKKRLNTILSENTGQDLETIERDTERDNFMLADEAVKYGLIDKVIANR; encoded by the coding sequence ATGAGTAATTTAGTACCAATGGTTGTTGAGCAAACTAGCCGCGGAGAGCGTTCTTACGACATATATTCTAGACTTTTAAAAGAGAGAATCATATTTTTAGGTAGTGAAGTTAATGAGGTTACAGCAAGCCTTATAGTAGCGCAACTATTATTCTTAGAAGCTGAAGACCCTGATAAGGACATTCAACTTTATATTAATAGTCCAGGAGGTTCTATTACTGCTGGTATGGCTATCTACGATACAATGAAATACATCAAACCTGATATTTCAACTATTTGTATTGGTATGGCTGCTAGTATGGGTGCATTTTTACTTGCCGGAGGCACAAAGGGTAAAAGATTCGCATTACCTAACTCTGAAATTATGATTCATCAACCTCTTGGTGGTACACAAGGTCAAGCTACAGACATTCAAATCCATGCGGAAAGAATCGTAGCAATGAAAAAACGCCTTAACACTATATTAAGTGAGAATACTGGTCAAGACCTTGAAACTATCGAGAGAGATACTGAAAGAGATAACTTTATGTTAGCCGATGAAGCTGTGAAATATGGACTTATCGATAAAGTTATCGCTAACAGATAA